A region of Alkalinema sp. FACHB-956 DNA encodes the following proteins:
- a CDS encoding DUF6745 domain-containing protein, with amino-acid sequence MQTTYRLTPEQAAQLPHFVHTWRSLALSTDPIDLLSAMAAVKAAYQAIHHAPPEVIFSPSPAAIPQLLNDRLKQSIGDNLSWLIDRYPKAAKRDLLQQIIGSPLRQKSIEGIWESKLFQIHHALSRSVNTHLPWQRTLPLTRPWAVYDVPVQETLLALPQFDASIHNCLLLTSWMQSALHFDFVISVMQVPCDLQLWKVMKNMLQQCDWVLPFEKLCIVCDRPCQLRFDAYDRLHAVGAPAVVYRDGFQVFAHEGASLPAFFSIRPPELWQAS; translated from the coding sequence ATGCAAACGACCTACCGACTGACGCCTGAACAAGCTGCCCAACTCCCCCACTTTGTACACACTTGGCGATCGCTGGCCCTCAGCACTGATCCGATCGATCTGCTCTCTGCGATGGCTGCCGTCAAAGCCGCCTACCAAGCCATTCACCACGCACCCCCGGAGGTTATCTTCTCGCCTAGCCCCGCCGCCATTCCCCAATTGCTCAACGATCGGTTGAAACAGTCCATCGGTGATAACCTTAGCTGGCTGATCGATCGCTACCCCAAAGCCGCCAAGCGCGATCTGCTTCAGCAAATCATCGGCTCACCCCTGCGCCAAAAGTCGATCGAAGGGATTTGGGAAAGCAAGTTATTCCAGATTCACCACGCGCTATCCCGATCGGTCAATACCCACCTTCCATGGCAGCGCACCCTACCGCTTACTCGCCCTTGGGCTGTTTACGATGTGCCGGTGCAAGAAACGTTATTAGCGCTACCTCAGTTTGACGCTAGCATTCACAATTGCTTACTATTAACCTCCTGGATGCAATCGGCTCTACACTTTGATTTTGTAATTTCTGTGATGCAAGTTCCCTGTGATCTTCAATTATGGAAGGTGATGAAAAATATGTTGCAACAGTGTGATTGGGTGCTTCCCTTTGAAAAGCTCTGTATTGTTTGCGATCGACCTTGCCAACTGCGCTTTGATGCCTACGATCGCCTCCATGCTGTCGGTGCACCCGCCGTAGTCTACCGTGACGGCTTTCAGGTGTTTGCCCATGAAGGCGCAAGTTTGCCAGCATTTTTCAGCATCCGTCCGCCGGAATTGTGGCAAGCCTCTTGA